A region of Sulfitobacter faviae DNA encodes the following proteins:
- a CDS encoding flagellar motor switch protein FliM, which translates to MTIAASPDALSLEETMIRQARESFQRLPTLEIIIDRLLLALVPDLKSYCTVAPEIELSSLEYMPYEDAMESIQSPSLIAIANAESWGSQIACVVEPDLLFSVLEIMLGGRRATSQQWKPRGLTAIEQKLGRRLAELSLKGLAHCLQDVSPVQFDIQSLESNPRSVMLAAPRTATVLVRLHMQFEDRSGHMALVLPYGTLDEVSAQLAQPFLGGRSPTDSNARKDMNSQISSTTVTITGVLQQVTIPLHEVLEWKPGQVIDLGMTVDTPVVGMVNAQPMFQAAFGQRSNGALALRVIQSLLPKENQEDSDDDAGLD; encoded by the coding sequence ATGACGATAGCGGCCTCCCCCGATGCGCTGAGCCTCGAAGAGACGATGATCCGTCAGGCGCGGGAAAGCTTCCAGCGCCTGCCCACGCTTGAGATCATCATCGACCGTCTGCTGCTGGCGCTGGTGCCCGACCTCAAATCCTATTGCACCGTCGCCCCCGAGATCGAGCTGAGCTCGCTCGAATACATGCCCTATGAGGACGCGATGGAGAGCATCCAGTCGCCCTCGCTCATCGCCATTGCCAATGCGGAAAGCTGGGGCAGCCAGATCGCCTGTGTGGTCGAGCCTGACCTGCTGTTTTCGGTGCTCGAGATCATGCTGGGTGGCCGCCGCGCCACCAGCCAGCAGTGGAAACCCCGCGGTTTGACCGCGATTGAGCAGAAACTGGGCCGCAGGCTGGCGGAACTATCGCTCAAAGGTTTGGCGCATTGCCTGCAGGATGTCAGCCCGGTGCAATTCGACATTCAATCGCTCGAATCCAACCCCCGGTCGGTCATGCTGGCCGCGCCGCGCACGGCGACGGTGCTGGTCCGCTTGCATATGCAATTCGAAGACCGCAGCGGCCATATGGCGCTGGTCTTGCCCTATGGCACGCTGGATGAGGTCAGCGCCCAGCTTGCGCAGCCTTTCCTTGGCGGGCGCTCGCCCACCGACAGCAACGCGCGCAAGGATATGAACAGCCAGATCTCCAGTACCACGGTCACCATCACCGGCGTGCTACAGCAGGTGACGATCCCGCTGCATGAGGTGCTGGAATGGAAGCCCGGTCAGGTGATCGATCTGGGCATGACCGTCGATACCCCCGTGGTCGGCATGGTGAACGCCCAGCCGATGTTTCAAGCGGCCTTTGGCCAGCGCAGCAATGGCGCCTTGGCGCTGCGGGTGATCCAA
- a CDS encoding flagellar basal body-associated FliL family protein, whose product MPFPEIIVNVTDTGPQGGQTSRFLKLNMLMVYDETAEGAERLVAREIYLRDSFQDFLRQLHVSDLSGSYGLAMLKTELLRRARAVGHTDAPHEILIADMVVQ is encoded by the coding sequence ATGCCTTTTCCTGAGATCATCGTGAACGTCACCGACACCGGCCCGCAGGGCGGGCAGACCAGCCGCTTTCTCAAGCTCAACATGCTGATGGTCTATGACGAAACCGCCGAGGGCGCAGAGCGTCTGGTCGCGCGTGAGATTTACCTGCGCGACAGTTTCCAAGATTTCCTGCGCCAGTTGCATGTCAGCGATCTGTCGGGCAGCTATGGGCTGGCGATGCTAAAGACCGAACTGCTGCGCCGGGCGCGGGCGGTGGGGCACACCGACGCGCCGCATGAAATCCTGATTGCCGATATGGTGGTGCAATGA